One genomic window of Sodaliphilus pleomorphus includes the following:
- a CDS encoding helix-turn-helix domain-containing protein has product MMRFQQFFLIFALVTRYCYIWSAIVTLLIAATATTARAARLFHTKWAEESSALLLRKGKEYLFERRMPDSALVCYTIVANRWSSSLPQAEKRACLDGFLGKWQVYFLTYNDYREAFYSLYSAMDIAKDMGKEVPMIYYNFGTMYMDLSIQTRDSVSRDRAVSFFKKAFALACRQHNDHIIDHSFINLSIIAFNINRPGIIARQWEFIQKLPCTTKRSFRYCSRLLYHALAAQNEGEHQLAIAKYREIIMLLDDNFTNSRMRYMSYLGMANVYYGEKDYAKALQCLEEPERIAVKYGMNDARLQVYNNYATIYTNLNDKKKAEHYRIRYYDLKDTILNYQQTRSEGEMRFGYELEKSQDQIRAMKERHRVQTMITLVAVLVVAIVVFFLFLLFNKNRQLRRKNMVLYRRARGLVDHDNSGEELDDEITLASDDSDGTPAATKHDDNEHKACSMSNEEMQDLGKRIKTVMDDTATICLPDFTAKRLAELVSAKQRDVSTVIKVMHRSNFSRLLNEYRIKEAIRRMSQESKYGNLTIEGLANSVGIKSRTTFIASFKRVTGLTPSEYIKIEKSDKNR; this is encoded by the coding sequence ATGATGCGTTTTCAACAATTTTTCCTTATATTTGCACTGGTGACACGATATTGCTACATATGGTCGGCCATAGTCACGCTGCTCATAGCGGCAACAGCTACTACTGCGAGAGCCGCAAGGCTCTTCCACACAAAGTGGGCCGAAGAGTCGTCGGCCCTCTTGCTGAGGAAAGGCAAAGAGTACCTATTTGAGCGGCGCATGCCCGACAGCGCACTGGTGTGCTACACCATTGTAGCCAACAGGTGGAGCTCAAGCCTTCCTCAAGCCGAGAAGCGTGCTTGCCTCGATGGCTTCTTGGGCAAGTGGCAGGTCTACTTCCTCACCTACAACGACTATAGGGAGGCCTTCTACAGTCTCTACTCGGCCATGGACATTGCCAAAGACATGGGCAAGGAAGTGCCCATGATATATTACAACTTCGGCACCATGTATATGGACCTCTCGATACAGACCCGCGACAGCGTGTCGAGAGACCGAGCTGTGAGTTTTTTCAAAAAGGCATTTGCCCTGGCCTGCCGCCAGCACAACGATCACATTATTGATCACAGCTTTATCAACCTGTCAATAATAGCCTTCAACATCAACAGGCCTGGCATTATTGCCAGGCAGTGGGAGTTTATTCAGAAGCTGCCTTGCACGACCAAGCGGTCTTTCCGTTACTGCTCGCGCCTGCTCTACCACGCGCTCGCGGCACAAAATGAGGGGGAGCACCAATTGGCGATTGCCAAGTACAGAGAAATCATCATGCTGCTCGATGACAATTTCACCAACTCTCGCATGCGCTACATGTCCTACTTGGGCATGGCCAACGTGTACTATGGGGAAAAGGACTATGCCAAGGCGCTGCAGTGTCTCGAGGAGCCCGAGAGGATAGCCGTAAAATATGGCATGAACGATGCCCGGCTGCAGGTTTACAACAATTATGCCACGATTTACACCAACCTCAACGACAAGAAAAAAGCCGAGCACTACCGCATCAGGTATTACGACTTGAAAGACACCATTCTTAACTACCAGCAGACACGCTCGGAGGGCGAGATGCGCTTTGGCTATGAGCTCGAGAAAAGCCAAGACCAAATCAGAGCCATGAAAGAGCGACACCGGGTACAGACGATGATCACGCTCGTGGCAGTGCTTGTCGTTGCCATTGTCGTGTTTTTCCTGTTTTTGCTTTTCAACAAGAACCGGCAGTTGCGGCGTAAAAACATGGTGCTTTATCGTCGGGCACGTGGCCTCGTCGACCATGACAACTCAGGCGAGGAGCTCGATGATGAGATCACCCTGGCAAGCGACGACAGTGACGGCACACCGGCGGCCACAAAACACGACGACAACGAGCACAAAGCCTGCTCCATGAGCAACGAGGAAATGCAAGACTTGGGCAAACGCATCAAGACGGTAATGGACGATACTGCCACCATATGCTTGCCCGATTTTACAGCCAAACGCCTTGCAGAACTTGTCAGTGCCAAGCAACGCGACGTGTCAACAGTGATCAAGGTGATGCACCGCAGCAACTTCAGCCGGTTGCTCAACGAGTATCGCATCAAGGAAGCCATCAGGCGCATGAGTCAAGAATCCAAATACGGCAATCTCACTATCGAGGGCCTTGCCAACAGCGTGGGCATCAAGTCGCGCACCACATTTATTGCATCGTTCAAACGTGTGACCGGGCTCACTCCGTCGGAATACATCAAGATTGAGAAATCGGATAAAAACAGGTGA
- a CDS encoding RidA family protein — protein MKATSTTSAPAAIGPYSQAIVTGNLVFVSGQLPIDPATGSFAQGGIKELTRQSLTNMAHILRAAGTDMAHVVKTTVFLADMDDFAGMNEVYSTFFSQPFPARSAIAIKTLPKNARVEIECIAEIAPTRD, from the coding sequence ATGAAAGCAACCAGCACCACCAGCGCACCGGCAGCCATCGGCCCCTACAGCCAGGCCATCGTGACGGGCAATTTAGTCTTTGTGAGCGGGCAGCTGCCCATCGATCCTGCAACCGGCAGTTTTGCCCAGGGCGGCATCAAGGAGCTCACACGCCAGAGTCTCACCAACATGGCCCACATCCTCAGGGCGGCCGGGACCGACATGGCCCACGTGGTGAAGACCACTGTGTTTCTTGCCGACATGGACGACTTTGCCGGCATGAACGAGGTGTATTCCACCTTCTTCTCCCAGCCTTTCCCTGCCCGTTCGGCCATTGCCATCAAGACCCTGCCCAAGAATGCACGGGTTGAGATTGAGTGCATTGCCGAGATTGCGCCCACGCGCGATTGA
- a CDS encoding SU10 major capsid protein encodes MKNKILEKLRWIKQNSKLIIILLVTLFLLLISCKKSHGQSPMVAMALITGVAGGKHVVDGPLTTDLARAGSPELLLNEIDRQIVKIRPMATPIDQLSRCAGSKHAGSMVVDYYNVDTKATSATVTRTYTEPSTTEAAATTDAVKVKLSTSDDEIFDVSDTILVKGVFGYEPDGVTESKHDLVLYVVSKTDEGAITVMAVNGKKIGDAQGCVPSIEAGTALVRMGRAASELDVQSPQFEALPRKAQNYCQIFKMQVEQSTLQKLSSKEVDWSMTDQEEAAIYDMRLGMEKSFLFGVKRKLWDPAKKENIMLTGGVWFQAGKQFNYGENALNQDGIVDLMREAFTGNAGSKRKVLIGGSGLISRLNKMDYSKVVTAGDNVVKWGIDFSQLRSKFGTLYVMLSEIFDEVDMPDNGIVIDPDYLQKYSHIPFSSESLDLKKSGRRNVDALVLTEASCLVLRYPKAHMRVVMQ; translated from the coding sequence ATGAAAAACAAAATTCTCGAGAAACTGCGCTGGATAAAGCAAAACAGCAAGCTCATCATCATCCTGCTAGTCACCCTGTTCTTGCTGCTCATTTCCTGCAAGAAGAGCCACGGCCAGTCGCCCATGGTGGCCATGGCCCTGATCACGGGCGTGGCAGGCGGCAAGCATGTAGTCGACGGGCCGCTCACCACCGACCTCGCCCGAGCCGGCTCGCCCGAGCTGCTGCTCAACGAGATCGACCGGCAAATTGTGAAAATACGCCCCATGGCCACGCCCATCGACCAGCTCTCGCGCTGCGCCGGCAGCAAGCACGCCGGTTCGATGGTCGTCGACTACTACAACGTCGACACCAAGGCCACCAGCGCAACCGTGACCAGGACCTACACCGAGCCCTCCACCACCGAGGCGGCGGCCACCACCGATGCCGTGAAGGTGAAGCTGAGCACAAGCGACGACGAGATATTCGACGTGAGCGACACCATACTGGTGAAAGGCGTGTTTGGCTACGAGCCCGACGGCGTGACCGAGAGCAAGCACGACCTGGTGCTCTATGTGGTGTCGAAGACCGACGAGGGCGCCATCACGGTGATGGCCGTCAACGGCAAGAAAATAGGCGACGCCCAGGGCTGTGTGCCCTCGATCGAGGCAGGCACCGCACTCGTGCGCATGGGTCGCGCCGCCAGCGAGCTCGACGTGCAGTCGCCGCAATTTGAGGCACTGCCCCGCAAGGCGCAAAACTACTGCCAGATCTTCAAGATGCAGGTCGAGCAGAGCACCCTGCAGAAGCTGTCAAGCAAAGAGGTGGACTGGAGCATGACCGACCAGGAGGAGGCCGCCATCTACGACATGCGCCTGGGCATGGAGAAGTCGTTCCTCTTCGGGGTGAAACGCAAGCTGTGGGACCCGGCCAAGAAAGAAAACATCATGCTCACTGGCGGCGTGTGGTTTCAGGCCGGCAAGCAGTTTAACTACGGCGAAAACGCCCTCAACCAGGACGGCATCGTCGACCTCATGCGCGAGGCCTTCACCGGCAACGCCGGCAGCAAGCGCAAGGTGCTCATAGGCGGCAGCGGCCTCATCAGCCGCCTCAACAAGATGGACTACAGCAAGGTGGTGACCGCCGGCGACAACGTGGTGAAGTGGGGCATCGACTTCTCGCAGTTGCGCAGCAAGTTTGGCACCCTCTATGTGATGCTGAGCGAGATCTTCGACGAGGTCGACATGCCCGACAACGGCATCGTCATCGACCCCGACTACTTGCAGAAGTACAGCCACATCCCCTTCTCGAGCGAGAGTCTCGACTTGAAGAAGAGCGGCCGCCGCAACGTCGATGCCCTGGTGCTCACCGAGGCCAGCTGCCTGGTGCTGCGCTATCCCAAGGCCCACATGCGTGTGGTGATGCAATAA
- a CDS encoding outer membrane protein, producing MRRHLATLIAAAAVLLCPAVMQAGDEPAWDIDARLEARGDYRLDQVDGQRDRGTSGLKCTIADLYVRGTLARRLSYKYRQRFNGLDRSKWVDQTDWLYLACRLSPNWEVMAGKWAVLVGCWEFDPAPIDIMQVSEFAYQFPCYQWGGYVQWNSTSKADQVYLQVVRSPFAHAYHHATGSDKAMWGGCLMWYGHHGPVHTSWSANLYEYRPGHYINYVCLGTTVDITPQASINLDVANRSTGHHRYLMKDYSVMGRVDYQPSPYLKAWGKVTYDNNHSGREGDMAVATGTDLTSVGAGVEVFPLKNESVRLHVNYRYSWGRNGAPSPVMRDKEHMLDVGVSWKLELF from the coding sequence ATGCGACGACACCTTGCTACACTCATTGCCGCCGCCGCGGTGCTGCTGTGCCCGGCGGTCATGCAAGCCGGCGACGAGCCGGCGTGGGACATCGACGCCCGCCTCGAGGCCCGGGGCGACTACCGCCTCGACCAGGTCGACGGCCAGCGCGACCGCGGCACCAGCGGCCTCAAGTGCACCATTGCCGACCTCTATGTGCGGGGCACCCTGGCCCGGCGCTTGAGCTACAAGTATCGCCAGCGCTTCAACGGACTTGACCGCAGCAAGTGGGTCGACCAAACCGACTGGCTCTACCTGGCCTGCCGCTTGAGCCCCAACTGGGAGGTGATGGCCGGCAAGTGGGCCGTGCTGGTGGGGTGCTGGGAGTTTGACCCCGCGCCCATCGACATCATGCAAGTCTCGGAGTTTGCCTATCAGTTTCCCTGCTACCAGTGGGGCGGCTATGTGCAGTGGAACTCCACGAGCAAGGCCGACCAGGTGTATCTGCAGGTGGTGCGCAGCCCCTTTGCCCACGCCTATCACCACGCCACGGGCAGCGACAAGGCCATGTGGGGCGGGTGCCTCATGTGGTACGGCCACCACGGCCCGGTACACACCTCGTGGTCGGCCAACCTCTATGAGTACCGGCCCGGGCACTACATCAACTATGTGTGTCTGGGCACCACTGTCGACATCACGCCGCAGGCCAGCATCAACCTCGACGTGGCCAACCGCTCGACAGGCCACCACCGCTACTTGATGAAGGACTACTCGGTGATGGGCCGTGTCGACTACCAGCCCTCGCCCTACTTGAAGGCCTGGGGCAAGGTCACCTACGACAACAACCACTCGGGCCGCGAGGGCGACATGGCCGTGGCCACGGGCACCGACCTCACCAGCGTGGGTGCCGGCGTCGAGGTGTTTCCGCTCAAGAACGAGAGCGTGCGCCTGCACGTGAACTACCGCTACTCGTGGGGGCGCAACGGCGCTCCCAGCCCGGTGATGCGCGACAAGGAGCACATGCTCGACGTGGGCGTGTCGTGGAAACTTGAGTTGTTCTAA
- a CDS encoding YitT family protein — MKPLKLNSSSLCQLGASLLKTLRAQVATKKFWFDLVVMTAGMFVASCSVYFFLIPSHLIVGSITGLSLVIAKFVPFLSVGTMIFIINAILLLLAFVLIGNEFGAKTVYTALILGPMIDFLGAVCPIKESLFAVTIQGTGQVIANPWFDLLCFVLVLSVSQSILFSINASTGGLDILAKIINKYCHVSLGTSVTIGGGAICCSAFLINDVSLVIMGLVGTWINGLVVNYFMASINSRIRVYIITDDYKKIVDFVINTINRGCTLHEVTGGYKGQKHVQLEIVLSEDDFSRLIDFMHKEHIESFMTSDQVSAVYGLWNKKSLLSLSQH, encoded by the coding sequence ATGAAACCTCTAAAGCTAAACAGCAGCTCCTTGTGCCAGCTCGGCGCCTCCCTGTTGAAAACACTAAGAGCGCAAGTTGCCACCAAGAAGTTCTGGTTCGACCTGGTCGTCATGACCGCGGGCATGTTTGTTGCCTCGTGCTCGGTATATTTCTTTCTCATTCCCAGTCACCTCATCGTGGGCTCGATCACCGGCTTGTCGCTCGTGATTGCCAAGTTTGTGCCCTTCCTGTCGGTGGGCACCATGATATTTATCATCAACGCCATCTTGCTGCTGCTTGCATTTGTGCTCATCGGCAACGAGTTTGGGGCCAAGACGGTGTACACGGCCCTCATTCTGGGCCCCATGATCGACTTTCTGGGGGCAGTGTGCCCCATCAAGGAGTCGCTCTTTGCTGTCACGATACAGGGCACGGGGCAGGTGATCGCCAACCCGTGGTTCGACCTGCTGTGCTTTGTGCTGGTGCTGAGCGTGTCGCAGTCGATACTGTTCAGCATCAACGCCTCGACGGGCGGGCTCGACATCCTGGCCAAGATCATCAACAAGTATTGCCACGTGAGCCTGGGCACGTCGGTCACGATAGGGGGCGGGGCCATATGCTGCTCGGCCTTCTTGATCAACGACGTGAGCCTGGTCATCATGGGCCTGGTGGGCACGTGGATCAACGGCCTGGTGGTAAACTACTTCATGGCAAGCATCAACTCGCGCATACGCGTGTATATCATCACCGACGACTACAAGAAGATCGTAGACTTTGTAATCAACACCATCAATCGCGGCTGCACCCTGCACGAGGTGACGGGCGGCTACAAGGGCCAGAAGCACGTGCAGCTCGAGATCGTGCTCTCGGAAGACGACTTCTCGCGCCTGATCGACTTCATGCACAAGGAGCACATCGAGTCGTTTATGACCAGCGACCAGGTGAGCGCCGTGTATGGGCTGTGGAACAAAAAGAGTCTGCTCTCACTCTCACAACACTAA